Proteins encoded by one window of Salmonirosea aquatica:
- a CDS encoding universal stress protein codes for MKKILLLTDFSETSRKAIDFALQLYKGIACEFTVLNCYIELPLSNDQVDEVVDHNAQSRINEYVDALKQKNSDGDFSFRGTAIGGNLAVAVTGIYEKVPFDAVVVGASGTGSSVRLGSVATEIIRAARYPVLVVPSSVPVKPVQRIVVAIDYQNFRMPEVLAPVRELMKSGMSGLVFLSILDPDSSDSEVDSQEKRLLNEYFLGYNPQHHYTKNDSPAAGIEAFISSHETDLLVTVSHHHSLWDVLLNRSTSRILAYDAQVPLLVLSETVPDPTDELPSPDWNVIL; via the coding sequence ATGAAAAAAATCCTGCTCCTGACCGACTTTTCTGAAACTTCCCGCAAGGCCATTGATTTTGCACTGCAATTGTACAAAGGAATAGCCTGTGAGTTTACCGTACTCAATTGCTATATCGAATTGCCTCTATCCAACGACCAGGTCGATGAGGTAGTTGACCATAATGCCCAATCCCGTATCAACGAATATGTTGACGCGTTGAAACAAAAGAATTCTGATGGGGATTTTTCATTCCGAGGCACCGCTATTGGGGGTAACCTGGCCGTGGCGGTAACAGGAATCTACGAAAAGGTACCTTTTGATGCAGTAGTGGTAGGTGCAAGCGGGACCGGCAGCAGTGTGCGCCTGGGTAGTGTAGCCACCGAAATCATCCGGGCGGCCAGGTACCCTGTCCTGGTAGTTCCGTCTTCGGTACCGGTCAAACCTGTTCAGAGGATAGTAGTAGCCATCGACTATCAAAACTTCCGCATGCCTGAGGTACTTGCACCCGTTAGGGAACTGATGAAGAGCGGAATGTCGGGGTTAGTTTTTCTTAGTATTTTGGACCCGGATTCTTCGGATTCAGAAGTAGATAGCCAGGAAAAAAGGCTTTTAAATGAGTATTTTCTAGGGTATAATCCACAACACCACTATACCAAAAATGACTCGCCCGCTGCTGGAATTGAAGCCTTCATTTCCAGCCATGAAACCGACCTACTGGTAACGGTTTCGCACCACCACAGTTTGTGGGACGTACTGCTGAACCGAAGTACAAGCCGAATACTTGCCTACGATGCTCAGGTACCCTTGCTGGTACTATCTGAAACCGTTCCTGATCCGACGGATGAATTGCCTTCACCTGATTGGAATGTCATACTGTAA